In Candida orthopsilosis Co 90-125, chromosome 4 draft sequence, the genomic stretch TGTTGTTATACTAGAAGGTGGATATAAGAACTTCTTCACCAAGTATAAAGCGTTTTGTTATCCACAAAATTATGTTGAAATGAAGGACATCAAACATGAAGTGTCCTGTGAAGCTAATTTAAGTCGAGTGAGAAAGGATAGCAAATTATTAACACGAGCCAAGTcatttaatcaatttggtggtggtggtgaaaACCTTACTAACTCCACAGCGTCAAGACCGTCAGCACTAACATCAGCAAGTATTAGTGATTTTTGGAGTATGTCGTCTCATAGTCGATCGTTATCATCGAATTCGTTTACCACCTTGAACAGTGGTAAAGTGATTAAACGTCAACGATCAAACTCAAAAGTGAAATCAATCAGtaccaatttgaatacaaaGTTGACTAGAGCTAACACTTTTACTTTTGACCaaccaattttcaatagtCATAATCACAAccaatcttcatcatcatcaatagcaTCGTCCTCATCACCTTCAAGTTCTCCCTTGTTtaataattttgattttagtgaagaagttgataaaGAGAACCCCCTGCATTTGCAACAGCACAGCCAACAGCTCCCAcagcatcaacatcaacatcaacaccaaaaccaacaccagcaccaaaaccaacaccaacaccagcatcaacatcaattgcGCAGTTTCTTACCACCATCAACGTCATTCCGTAATTcccaccaccaacaacatcacAAAGCTCAACTGTCACTGTCATTACTGCTGTTACTGCTGTATCGTCATCGTCgttctttttcatcaaatttatcgaacttttcaaatttttccaattacTCATCATCGTCCATATCTATCCATTCATctgcttcatcaattgtttctgAGAATATTTCACTGTCTACTGATTCCTTGAACGATCCATATTTAGGTTCCGAGATGTTTTCTCCACCACCAGGAGCAACAGAAGTAGCAGGGGCTGCTGCATCGTCCATGACACTGGATTATTTCGATGGGAAGCGATTATCATCTGCATCAATGTCCTCATTACCTGCAGTTCCTCCTTCTATGTTGCGACCAGCATCACGGAAACCTAGCTCATTGCAAACTTCATTAGCTGCCTTGGCCCCATCACCTGCCTCAACATCAGTGGTACTGacatcacaacaacaggCAAGTTTACCTTCACCATCTCGATCACCTTTTCCTCAACCAAGTTCttcatttcaatttcctcctcgtcaaaagaaatcaatgtCAACAACGAGCGTTCCAACACTGGCTTCACCTACTGTTTCATCTCCGTTAAACTCAAGATTGTCACGAGcaagaacaagaacaagagCAAGAGATGAGAGGGCTGGATCAATAAATTCTACAACAAACACTAATTTGCAACAGAGTCCCAATTGGTTATCGTCAACCGCTAGCTCACTTAAGTCCAACACGGTATCATCATTCACACCATTTTCATCCCAGATTGATTACGAAGAGGCAGAAAATGACGACCCAATCAATGACACCCCGGTTGATTTCAATGTCAGTGCGGAACATGAACAGCATCAACTCATTACGTCACGGGCCACTCAACATCAATCGTATCAAGGCACAAAAAGGCaccattatcatcaattggcATCAAGATCGGGGTTGAGTACTTCGCCAGGAGATCATCACGCACGAACCAGTAGCAGTGGTAATAACAGTAATGATACTATTGTATTAGGATGTCTAGATGGCAATACGACTGGTGATGGTGGTTACGTGTattcagttgatgatataaatgaagatgatgaagaggatcTTTAATATACAAATATTCTGCATCTAAGTACAATGTAGTATaatctttatcaacattACAACTCTTCTCAAATAAACACTAAAATTCTTGCTTTAAAAACATAGATAATATATGTAACTAAAAAATACTACTTCCTTTACCACCTTATCCCATCTCATTTACAAACTTGGTTTATCACCAACCAACTTGATAGCAGCATTGTTAATAGCAATAGTACCCCTATCAACAACATgagtttggaaaatgacGTTTTCACCTTCTTTCCAAGCAAGAACTCTCAAAGTCTCACCAGGGAATACTATACCAGTGAATCTAGccttgatttcatcaaacataCCAAACTTGTCAATCAAGACCTTGGCACTCAAACCATAAGTACACATACCATGCAAGATTGGTTTTGGGAACTTAGCACCCTTAGCAAAGTTTGGATCGATATGTAATGGGTTACGATCACCATTCAATCTGTACAAAGCAGCCAAATCTTCTGAAATTGGAACATCAACTTGATAGTCTGGGTCCCTCTTTGGTGCAGTCCATGGGTTAGTGGCAAATGATCTTCTGTCCTTATAGATCTTGTTATCAGCTTGACATGATCTAATGAAGTAGGTGGCTTCATTGGAGTAGATTGGTTCTTGTGTCTTGTTGTCAACTGATTGTGACCCATGAACAATAACGACATTGCTTCCCTTTTGAGTGGTTTGGACTGGGTGGAATGAAGTTCTCAATTCACCTTCAGTTGGTGGTGGCCATTTGTGTACTCTCAAGTAGTGTTCACCATGTAACAAGAGCATTGGGTTGAAGTTTTTCAAGTACTTGGCAAATGAACTTTGTGATTGACCTGAGTTGAAGGTGATCAAGTGACCAAAGGTTGGAATGACTTGGAAATCACTGTCATTTTCATAAacatatttcaattgtttagTAGTGGCACCAAGAGAAATGTTGTACAAGATAACATCCCTGTCGTTGTATCTCCAAACTGgatcatcttcttcaacttcttcttcctcttcctcttcatcaccttcatcttcttcttcttcttcgtcatcgtcatcgtcatcatcacccCCAACAGCAGACAAGATGGCCATAGATGATTCTTGAGTAGATTTTGGATTTTCAGTATCCTTGCTGAAGTCAGTGATCTCAGACAAATGGTCTctaacaaattcaacagTAGTGTTGGCATCCTTGGAAACGGCACCTTTAGCTCTTTGCCATCTGGTGTTACCAATccaaccaccaccaatttcGAAGGTTTCACCAGTAACTGGAACGTCTTCTGAAGCCAAGTAAACCAATAATGGAGCAACTTGGTCAGCGTGATACAAGTTTCTGTCCTCTTCTCTGAAGATTGTCAAAGTCATGGCAGTTTCAGCATGTGGAGCAACAATGTTAACCTTGATGTTGTTCTTGGCACCTTCAATAGCAATGGTCTTGGACAAACCTAAAATGGCACATTTAGCAGCTGAGTAGTTAGCTTGACCAAAGTTACCATAGATACCTGAAGTCGAAGTGATGTTGACAATTCTACCATACTTCTTTTCTGACATGATTGGGAAGGCCAACcttgacaaattgaaagtaCCCAACAAGTGAACGGCTTGAACTTGATCCCATTCTTGTTTGGTCATCTTGGCAAATGATCTGTCTCTCAAGATACCAGCATTGTTAACCAAGACATCAATAGTACCATACTTGTTCAagacattttcaataatggcGTCAGCTTGGGTAGCAACATCATGTTGATCAGCATGAGCTTCACCACCTGCAGctttaatttcttcaacagtCTTGCTGgcatctttgaaatcattaaCAACAACCTTGGCACCATACCTGGCAAACCATTTGGCATATTCTTTACCCAAACCAGCACCGGCACCGGTAATCAAGATAACTTTATCCTTCAAGGATACAGCTGGGGCACCGGAAGCATCATTGGCTGGCAATTTTCTAGCAGCTTCAGTCAATGACAAGTAATCATTCAACATGAATGGATGTTGgttcttcaacaattctgGCTTCTTGGAATCGTCAAAGTCAAGAATTTCACTAAATCTCTTGGCAACAACTTCAGCGGTAAAAGATTGATCTGGTTTAACCAAGATACCACCTGATCTTTCCCATCTAATTTGTCCAAAGAAACCAGCAGCAACTTCAAAGATTTGACCAGTGATTTCAGTATCAGCATGTGACAAGTACAAAACCAATGGAGCAACCTTTTCAGGGcccaatttttccaaaattggtGGTGGCATAATAGATTCGGTCATTCTTGATTTAGCCAATGGAGCAATGGTGTTGGCAATGATGTTATATTTACCACCTTCCTTAGCCAAAGTTTCAGCAAAACCAATCAAACCGGATTTGGCAGCTGAGTAGTTGGTTTGACCAAAGTTACCATATAAACCAGCTGGTGAAGAAGTATTGACAATTCTACCatacttttgtttttggaaGTATGGCCAAGCAGCCTTGGTAACGGCATAAGCACCATTCAAGTGGACATCCaaaaccaatttgaaatccTTTTCAGTCatctttttgaatgaagCATCTCTCAAAATACCAGCATTGTTGATAACAATATGGACAGTACCAAAGTTCTTAACGGCGGTTTCGACAATCTTGTCACCATCAAGGACATTGTTGTAGTCAGCTACAGCAGTACCAccattttgtttaatttcatcaacaacgaCATCAGCAGCTTTGGAGTTTCCACCTTGACCGTTTAAAGCACCACCCAAGTCGTTAACAACAACCTTGGCACCTCTTTTGGCAAATTCGAGGGAGTAGTATTTACCTAAACCACCACCTGCACCAGTGATGATAACCACCTTATCTTTGAAATCCAATTGAGACATTTCTGTGTATGTGATTTATTCGTAATTCGTTAAAATGTTCAAAAAAAACCGTTTTCCTTTCTCTTTAAAAACTCTTAtgttattcaattgttttttcaattaaGAAATTCTGCAATATAAAAGGGAAATACGTGgagttttcaaaagaagaagttaTTGATAAAGAACTCTTTTCGTATGGGAAatattgattgatatttaaataaaaaaaaaattgactTCTCTCTGTTTAGCTTGTGACAAAATATGTGGGGTGGAAATTTTATTATGAGTGTATAGGGGTGAGGgcaaaataataaacaagTAGAGTAGTGTATAACTGCACAAAAAAATGCATTCCCGTTATTAAAGGTTATCATCGGCATAAAGTGCATAGGCACTCTAGACGCTACAGAAGAGGTTTAAACACAAAGTATTACGTCAATTGAGGGAATAGGTTATATTGATGTATTCTACAATCCACGTAGCCCCTAACTTGTACTAAACTTACCGTATACTTCACAACCGAAGGTGTGTGTGTATGAAGCACCcttgatcaaatttatttaaCCGAGTATAAAATATTTGCATTTTGTATGTACGTGAGGATGTACAGCACATAtggaaaaataaaaatcaaaaatgcGGGGGTTGATAAAATCATAAGCAATGAACACAAACGGAGTTAAAAAAAATCATAATTCTAGGCTAATGGAAAGGTGTGAATGCTGGTGAGTCGATTCTGTTGTACATTACAATATAAAACCCAGCAAAGACCCTTCTTTAGCCCCCAAGATACACTATGTCTTCCCAGTTGTAATTTTTGGCTGCTCTCGTTCCGATATCTTACGAGTGTCCGTCTGACTGTGGCTCTCATATCGTGTACTTTAccaaaatgaaaaacatggaaaaatcaaatattaCCGAGGACCAAAGGAAATTTAATCACAATGAACAACTCGAAATAATCACAATTACTCTTACAACGGTTTGCAATCTCACATCACATACCCACTCATTTATTGTACAATGAGAACATATGACATAATCCAAGTCTCTTCTATGACGTTCCATCGAATTTAAATTACATTGTCGTTTGAGATCTGCCGATGTCGTGAAAATGTTTGAACGGAGTTTCAGAATAACTCACTGATCGGACATATAGAGAACAGATTAATGTTGTCAAATCCCCTAATGATTATCATCTCTTGACACGAAGCATCTTAAACTTTAGATTACCCACCACTATATAAAGAACAGTAAAGATAGCCTTTAACGTATAATCTTTTACTCCGCATTTTGACCCTTTGCTTTTCCCCGGATAGTACTCGTATATTATTTTTACCACAACCTTCTATGTGCTATAGAATTAGAGCATAAATTTTAGCGGCTGTTTATTTTCTCTTCCTTAATTTACATCGGTTACAAAAATGGCTAGCCTCggataaaaaaaatagagtTATGAAAGTGCTACCAAATTCAATCTCATAAAGTTGGAAGGAAATTTAAAGATTTTGCAGccaagaaaagaaacataCACTCTTTGTGAATTCACAACGAACCCTCATTCATTTatcaatcatcatcatttaaACGATTCAACCCGATGTACGAATTCTTTAACGACCTAGATCTGGATGGTAAATTGGCTCTTTCTTCATGGGTATACCCTCCACCATTACTATTACCACTACTGTTAGTTCCATCGCCGTTCTTCTCCCTATGATACCTTACCGAATTAATCaagtttgatgatttcGATTTACGTATACCTTGTCTAATTTGTCTCTCCTCCAGTGATTTCAATACACGTGGTGGTGTTCTCGTTGCTGTTGCTAATGGGGTTGTTGCTACTGATGCATCTGCATCTGTATCCGTATCCatatcaatatcaatatcGGCATCTCTATCTGTGTCAACATCTGCATCTGCTCCAACTCTAGTGCTACTTCCATTACCTTGAGATCCTAAAGAAATCACCATTGAACTTCCATTAGCGTTCCCATTTGCTTTAGCATTCGATTTTACTGTTCCACTGGTCATTGCCGTAGGTGAGTTAGTCAAACGATAATTTCCTGAAGTCACTATTCTACCTCGTAAAATGGATATTGCTTTATCAAGAGCAAATTCAACTCGACAATGGTTTTCAATTAAACTCATCTTTGGCCATGAGGCTTTAGCACCACGACATATGAAttccaaaagaaaatcGTGACTTGGGTTACGCAAGATTTTGGTGAAATCTTGCCATTTATATTCTGGCAATATAGTGATATCTCCCGAATAACGTTGTGATAGTAAGGAAACGGTCTTGTTGGCTAGGTTTTTGTAGATATCCATTTCATTAAGCAACTGTAAATAATGGATGGCTTCAGAAACGACAAAATCATAAACATTattcaaactttgtttcaatttgaaacttaACTCATTCTCGacatcaccaccaacacTACTTATCGATACTTTCAAAACGGGAACAACATGAGGATTAACCTGGACCGCAATTATATGATCGACATTGAACATTTCCAGTAATCGAGTTATCGGCAAGTCATTATCTACTGATCCATCCATAAACTtcattgattcatcattattcCATTCATGAATTTCATTTGTCTTTGGGTTTTTCTCATAGACGGAACTAGAAGGAAATACGCCTGGTAATGAACAGCTAGCGCAAACAGCCGAccaaattaaacaattgggAGCAGTTATATAATTCAATAGTCTTGTTTGTTCATGTATTGATGCTGGAGAAACAGTAATGTTTAAAATCTTTCCCGTACGATTATAAGCTTCTCTAAATGTCAATTCTCCAAGAAAACCAATCATTGTCTCTTGCAACCCTTCAATATCATAAACAGTACCATATTTAATCCAATGACCCAAGAAAAGAAGCACTTTTTTGAACTTGCTGGCACTTTCTACTTTATCGGTAATATCAAATATGTTAAATTCTCGTTGTGCTATAGTTTGTAACAATTCAATGGTCTCCTCATTGGTATGAGAGCATATAATACTAGCCATTATCGATCCTGCCGATGAACCACTAATAATTCTTGGTAATAAATTAGCTTCAAATAAAGTAGCCAATACCCCAATATGAAATATTCCAAATGTACTACCACCTGATAAAACCAATGCTGTTCGACCTATATTTTTCCTCGTTTGTATCAACATCCCTAACAAGTACCgatcatccaaatcaatgTGATCATTATGTTCCTCAACGAGGTAATTTAATGAAACTTGACATTCCTGTATATActcttcaatcaacttcttaGTCCCAACATACGAATGTCGgtacaaatttgaatcacCCATATTGCCTAAATTTCGTACCCATGTAGTGCGAATATAATACAACAATAACTTGTAGTTGTTATCTAATCGTGCTTGTTTCATTGCATTCAAATGCTTGTAGATTAAATTATAGTCATAAATATCCGATTGAGGGTCAGATTTCCAAGCATTGTTTCCCAATAATTCATCTAAACGCAATGAAATAGTATACCACTCTCGATAcgtggttgttgttttttgatACTCAAGTAGTTCATTAATTAGTTTCGTCTTGTCATCAATTTCGGGAATAAATCGTCCAACTATGGGCAAGTTGCGTAGGTTGAACCATTGTTGTATATGACTCTTTGTGCTGCCGTCAGGTGATGCGAGCAAGTACTCGTTATTTATGGGGTGTATCTGTATgtattgatcaaataaCTGTCTGATAACATCGTCGACTCTTGTTGCAGTCGCCAGTGCTACTAAACTCATTGAGCTTGGAAGTATTGTTGGTGGGAAGTGAATATGTTTGAGTAAATAGACGTGTGGAGTTTATATGTCGTGGAAGCTGAGAAGTGGATTTATGAATGTTATTTCTTCGTGTACCTGGTAGTATATTAGGTGCATGTATGATTTGAATGTCACACCACTAGCTCTTGCAAGAAATCACTTTCTAGCTCTTCTTTTAGTGTCTGCTATTTTAGGTATTACTAGATTGTGCTGGTCGGTTTTGTTTCTAGTTTTAGACAAAAAAATGTCACatgaaagaaaagataCACTTGCTTATACAATCCATGTAAGGTTGGGACTAGAGCCGATATATGCATAGTATACACCGTTTGATGTACTGTTAGGTTATGTTTCCTTCAAATGTGCTATCAGCTGACCATTAGAATGTTGAAAGAATAACATATTAAGAATGGTGGGCCCTCGGTTTCTAATGACGGGCCAAACATAGTGAAAGGTAATTGGTATTCCCCGAGACTGAGAGCAAAGCTGATGTGTGACGACAAAACCCATAGTCGGAGCTGGTACAGTTTGATGTTGTTCTTTTTCGGTTCCAGAATTTGCAGCTCTTCACGTTTAGGATTGTAATCGGGTACTGTAGGGATATGGGTGGGGTCATCACCTTGTCATTGGCATCATGCTGGTACAGAATCGTTGATTGTCTAACAATCATGTTTTGCAATCCTGAGCAAGGGCACAGACATGAAGTGGACGTTGACCAAGTTGGAAGGTTTTGCTCTTAGGTTGGATATTATGCGATGCTCACCATGTTGACAGTTTGTTTCAACCTTGTGATCAAGGATTTCCTCGCCCCTTTCAAAGGAGATCGATTTGTTCGTAATAAGAAATCCTCATTGGCCCTGTTGTTTTCATTCCAGTCCTTTCCAATCTATAAAAGATAACAGCATCGCCGGTGTAGTGGAGACATGATTTAGAGATATGGGAAAAACCTGTTACCAGAAGTTTACGGTTCTGATCAATCATGTCCTGGAGTCAATTGGCGAATAATTGGTGACACCATACTGCTCAATTACAGAAAAGAGAttttaaatcatcaaaactGACAGAGAATTTCAGAGATTATTTTACGAGGGATTAATCATTTTATTGTATGTCATTGTCAACACAATAggaaaatcaacaacagtcaaatagcagcagcaacaactacaacagGAACAATTGTGACGTTCAACAATAACCACTTCAGGATTTTCTTGCTTCAAATcccatcaacaatacaatcaGTTCACATTTGATGCGGTAAGGACCTCATAATTGTTTGTACTGTTTCTTAACTTTATAGCTTTCAGTGCGATTCTCAGCCTGTCTCaatatttctttctttcttttcaataattgaATTATGTCCTTGTGACGCCCAATTCCGTATTTGCATTTGTGTTCTTTACTAGCTTTATACACATATTGTTTGGTTGAATACATTCTTTATACagagttgatgaattgtcACATTCTCTGTTTTTGTTCCAAGCCTCGAGTCGGGTAATCAGACTTGGTACCGATTGACTCACTAGTTTGTTTTTACATTCAATACCTTGAGTCTTTCCAAGTATCTTGTTCACCTTTGGACCATTATAATCGCAAAGACAATCAAATCTGGGAACCTGTAGTTTCATGAACCTGTTTGTTGGATTCTCAACCACTTCAAAGATCACTGATAAATTCAGGCTCAAACCCCGAATACGTCTTCTGATTGATTTTCGACTCTGGTGTTTCAAATCTCTCGTTGACGCACGCATAACTTCGTATGAATCACCCATCTTGGTATGTTTAGAAGAGAAAATGTTTAACACTTTaatcaaaaacttcaattAATGTTTCTTGAATATATTGTATACTATCATTCCATTTTTAGTATGCTTgtcttgtttcaaatgaCTGGAATGTTCTCCGCTGTAGGAGCTTGGTTTGAGTAAATTGTGACACTTGGTCTTTGCACTATTTATTTCCTCCTTCATACTATCGTTGTCGTCTCTCACCAAAGTAGATCCTTTCTTTATCTTTTCCCTGTTTAACATCTCAAGTGAGGTTCAGACGTCAGTCACAAATTATATCCTGTTGAAATGGGAATGAGGACAAGTTACCATCCATCGAACAGCAGATGGAGAAATCGCCTGCGGGTTAACATGTCGTCCAAGTAGTGTAGtcaaaagttttgcaacatttTTGGCCAAAACTTTCAAGAACCTTTACAATCAAGAACCATAACccttcaacaaagaataCTGCTGATGGTCCAGGGTACAATCCATGTTGGaaaaaatgatgaaattgtcaCTTTAGTCACTACTGCATTAAAATTGTTGTGTAACGACTACAACATTTTTAAGGTAAATGTTGTATATGGAATATTGTGGTTGTAAAGTCAAGCACACATGGTAGCGAGATTCATTCAATATAAAAGGGATTTGAACACCATTGATAACCTTGTGGATATACATATATCCTTAATCAAGACTCAATTAGAGACAATTAACTGTATACTATAATACTTCCTTAAGTAATTTTAGGATAGAGTTTTGACTTTCACGATTATACATATCACCAGAACGgtatcaaaatttcaattccaacaaaatttaattAGTTACAATGGAACTAGATTAAAGATTAGAGCTAGACAAGAATTTTGGAGGTAGCCGGTGTAAATAAAACACGTGCTATTTATTTTACGAGTGCTATACCTTACATATAATTCATTGTAGCTACTAAACGACTATGCTTTTCGAAGTTTGTTGGAATCCCTTTGGTCTAAAGTAATCAAAGGTAAAGAGTACGTTTGAGCCAATTCGGTGATACTGAATCTTCTCTACTTTTGATTTAAGTTATGGTAATGTGGTAGGATGACACAATCTCATTTGTCAATCTATTTTTGGACATGAACAAACACATACATACACAAACACTTCCACCCatatacatacatacacgtatatatgtatatctACTTCCATACAAATAGATCTATTCGAATACCAAACTCATCTTTCCTTTTTGTTGTCTATCCTCCTCTATCGAATTCCATTTTATTTActaaaaacaaacaaaaacaaacaaaaaaactGTCAGTTTTACAACACCACCCCCTAAGATAAGAGATCAGAcacaaaaattgaatagtCTGAATAAGCGAATGATTGAGTTTCGCAACACACAGATTCACGGCATAACAATGTGCTATCGATTAATGTTGCCACGTGCTGATACAAATTTACTCACCTTTAATCAGATACATCGTACCCCGCAGACACATTTTTTTGGGTTTTCACTGTTTGCAACCACTACTAAATACTTGCTGATAAAAATTTACTATAAATAAAGACCACTCTTGCCTTAAATATACTCAGTTTTCCAACATTTCGTAATACTTATAGTTACATTTGTAAATCAATATGGTCATCAGTAAATCGTTCTATGTGAATATGAAGTGCTGAGTTTTTTTAATAACAACTACAAACATCTTTCATACCTCTcaagaagaacaaaaaaaggGCCTAATTGTTTTTGGACAACCACCAAAAGATAACTAGTGAGAGACTTGTTAAAAGCTTCCTAGGATTGGTTGCTCATCAGGTTGAAGTCGCCGAAACTGAAGAGAGTTTATCCAAGAGAATTCCAGATTTTACGTAAACTGGAATAAAGTCATCGGTTTGGTACAGATATGTCTTTTTCATACAGAGAGAGCAGAGATAAAAGGGTTCCGGTATAAATAGGTATACAATTCAAAGTTCATCTAAGTTTGGTGTAGCCTAAATAATGAGCAAGTTACCACTTTGCATTTACACTCTTTTCTCCAAACCCTCCAGATTGTAACTTTTGGTAATCAAATATAATCCTCTCCAAATCCCAGCCAGGATACACAAAAGTTTGGCTTTCCGGAAAGTATATTCTGTAGTAACAATAACTAGTGGATGTTGGTTCATATTATACATCTATTGTGTGGTTTTTCGTTGCAACACGATGCTACCAAATGAGTGAAAAATAATTTATACAGTCAAACATCCATCgcattggaaaaaaaaatacaccTACCGGAGAAGGTCGTTGATACTTTTATATAAAACCACTTTAACCGAGAAGTACCCTATGATTTCCACACTATAATCCATACATTTACAACTTATATCAACATCGTAGCATAGTCATCTACTGTTAACAAGCTATTCTAAAATTTCGGTTTGTTTTTCTGGTTAATTTATAGATCTGCACTTGTATCAACCAAGCAGCAACAACGATTAGTGTCATCCACGTCAGTATTATATAAAACACGCAATATATTTAAAATTAAAGACAAGAGGAAAAGCAGGCGGAAAAAAGACTCCAACGCCatatcaatatcatccCACAACggcaacaaccacaacGACTCCACTCAATTTCGACATTTGTTTCCAGGAATGTTTAAATTCACCACTATTGCCCATATAAATAATGATACGACACGCCCGCTAGTTGCATTAACCACTCGACAAGGTAATAGATACTTGTTTGGTAAAATCCCCGAGGGAACACAACGTGTAATCAATTCAGTTGGATCCGAAGTACGATTTCCCAAGTTACAAAGTATATTTCTTACCGGTGCAATTTTTACATGGAGTGATATTGGTGGACTACCGGGTCTTTTTCTAACTATTAGTGATGCCACTAAGAAGGGGATtaaagttgttggtgattgtAATTTGTTGTCGTATATTGTTGCTACTTGGAGACAATTTGTGTTTCGATTAGGTAtagatttggaaattgacaatgttgatcaaaatcCCGTGGTTTCCAATGACGAGATTGTTGTCAGATCGCTTAAAATAGCACCAAAGAGTTTGATAACGACAAAGGGGCCAGCAGTATCCACATCGGAGAAAGTGCTAACACAAATACGAAAATTGGCATCACTTATGTTTCCATTGAATACCAGTGAAGTAAACAGTCGAAACCCAGAATCATACAAGTCAGACCCTTCGCTGAAGGATATCCACACTCACGTTCAACTACCTCCAGCTTCCAAGCTCATAACTCAACAAGATTCAATATCTTACTGTATTGAGTTTGTTCCAATTCCTGGGAAATTTGATGCCAAAAAGGCAAAAGATTTGGGATTAAAACCAGGTCCTGTTTTCAAGGAATTGGTAGCTGGTAATTCGGTGGTTAATGATGCTGGCGAGACTATCTTGCCCAGTCAAGTAGTTGGACCTGATCGGATCATGCCTaaagttttgattattg encodes the following:
- a CDS encoding Mih1 protein phosphatase (member of the PTP family (tyrosine-specific), similar to S. cerevisiae Mih1p), with the translated sequence MEHQNDRPHPFSHPIRKASSSSLLSSESNKMYLSRFQKKDHRLSSSTSGSDQMDIERDNRVGGGADTSNDRLDSNSAKSIRSDKSNQWATTNTTTPTKTTSSSSRRLFLQQKTSNSSFSNSSSSGSPPMFNRTPLKSLTNFPLNVKEKTKAFTKSMTEVVSKSSHSFFANLHMTPKVTECTSTYDDVDDDEDEDIPTDCDSGNYNDEIEEGEEAEDEDSEDEDSEDEGETTFDTINIGSPVMHRKTNSIQMNQQQESHDHDTLLRSPTRAMSRPPITNRPKTIRRIHSVCETQREIDNFQIHEDNSQLKHTNIQTFTSGNDVLPRINEDQLYKILCGEHKHEFDEFIIVDCRFDYEYHGGHIINAMNISTKEALENVFIKQSHQKGSSPTSKKKLLIFHCEFSIFRGPTMAKHLRKCDRMLNQNSYPFLSWPDVVILEGGYKNFFTKYKAFCYPQNYVEMKDIKHEVSCEANLSRVRKDSKLLTRAKSFNQFGGGGENLTNSTASRPSALTSASISDFWSMSSHSRSLSSNSFTTLNSGKVIKRQRSNSKVKSISTNLNTKLTRANTFTFDQPIFNSHNHNQSSSSSIASSSSPSSSPLFNNFDFSEEVDKENPSHLQQHSQQLPQHQHQHQHQNQHQHQNQHQHQHQHQLRSFLPPSTSFRNSHHQQHHKAQSSSSLSSLSSYRHRRSFSSNLSNFSNFSNYSSSSISIHSSASSIVSENISSSTDSLNDPYLGSEMFSPPPGATEVAGAAASSMTSDYFDGKRLSSASMSSLPAVPPSMLRPASRKPSSLQTSLAALAPSPASTSVVSTSQQQASLPSPSRSPFPQPSSSFQFPPRQKKSMSTTSVPTSASPTVSSPLNSRLSRARTRTRARDERAGSINSTTNTNLQQSPNWLSSTASSLKSNTVSSFTPFSSQIDYEEAENDDPINDTPVDFNVSAEHEQHQLITSRATQHQSYQGTKRHHYHQLASRSGLSTSPGDHHARTSSSGNNSNDTIVLGCLDGNTTGDGGYVYSVDDINEDDEEDL
- a CDS encoding Fox2 predicted 3-hydroxyacyl-CoA epimerase — its product is MSQLDFKDKVVIITGAGGGLGKYYSLEFAKRGAKVVVNDLGGALNGQGGNSKAADVVVDEIKQNGGTAVADYNNVLDGDKIVETAVKNFGTVHIVINNAGILRDASFKKMTEKDFKLVLDVHLNGAYAVTKAAWPYFQKQKYGRIVNTSSPAGLYGNFGQTNYSAAKSGLIGFAETLAKEGGKYNIIANTIAPLAKSRMTESIMPPPILEKLGPEKVAPLVLYLSHADTEITGQIFEVAAGFFGQIRWERSGGILVKPDQSFTAEVVAKRFSEILDFDDSKKPELLKNQHPFMLNDYLSLTEAARKLPANDASGAPAVSLKDKVILITGAGAGLGKEYAKWFARYGAKVVVNDFKDASKTVEEIKAAGGEAHADQHDVATQADAIIENVLNKYGTIDVLVNNAGILRDRSFAKMTKQEWDQVQAVHLLGTFNLSRLAFPIMSEKKYGRIVNITSTSGIYGNFGQANYSAAKCAILGLSKTIAIEGAKNNIKVNIVAPHAETAMTLTIFREEDRNLYHADQVAPLLVYLASEDVPVTGETFEIGGGWIGNTRWQRAKGAVSKDANTTVEFVRDHLSEITDFSKDTENPKSTQESSMAILSAVGGDDDDDDDEEEEEDEGDEEEEEEEVEEDDPVWRYNDRDVILYNISLGATTKQLKYVYENDSDFQVIPTFGHLITFNSGQSQSSFAKYLKNFNPMLLLHGEHYLRVHKWPPPTEGELRTSFHPVQTTQKGSNVVIVHGSQSVDNKTQEPIYSNEATYFIRSCQADNKIYKDRRSFATNPWTAPKRDPDYQVDVPISEDLAALYRLNGDRNPLHIDPNFAKGAKFPKPILHGMCTYGLSAKVLIDKFGMFDEIKARFTGIVFPGETLRVLAWKEGENVIFQTHVVDRGTIAINNAAIKLVGDKPSL